The Ostrinia nubilalis chromosome 17, ilOstNubi1.1, whole genome shotgun sequence genome contains a region encoding:
- the LOC135080196 gene encoding zinc finger SWIM domain-containing protein 5-like — MSACAPRACCRPRAPPTLLDITAKIVAASIPFQRIEERYERIPEPVQRRVVYWSFPRDERDICMYSSLARAPPDDHRNIAFCRGLKLLEAGCVESVLQVGFHLSGVVRAPAAVPPCSEPERLYRVTVSFDRCKITGVTCSCEARDIFWCQHVVALALYRIRNADSVRLRVPISETLLQMDRQQLQKFVQYLIAEHHTEVLPTAQRLADEVLQARSAINRICGAPDPTAGPPPDAHHAWHLDEQQVCEQVRAYLLQGTYYNANKQLNSLFSKVREMLRAQDSNGPRMLMLMTEQFLSDPRLLLWRNQNTPMTEKCRQLWEQLGALWVSIVLDPGSNKHHRIQWRHLLEKWSAVEVCPTEDPDYRSFPLYARERERNERDRDRDHRDRDRERHRDREERDRERLREREERDRERHRERQRRDLHSHSESSDEESRPNNYEREYRRASKRLRLHNSRPAPSLTPRTVFHKALDAVDISWENEHLKYILSSDEYSDPEKPEKAGGSAATVPQPYPKFNDLGQPLWHEHLPVVGARIEALRAHGRAPAALRLAVSAARAMRHRQEVAQHRWHEVGAGEASSSGGAPAPACAGADACSGACADRVKLSLVCAHMDSGVCLTSAATCALSHTHRCIGRGASRTLTHRGREILTLGTLLSHPLRTLVTILSNYVDACSGACADRVKLSLVCAHMDSGVCLTSAATCALSHTHRCIGRDSRCWTGWTLEAIWCVYECLADACLAPDDQRASPRLHTAYLDEEPNTGLPPRYQHVPVAGSKNPEETYLALALEAALLGLGMQRMLPSGLYAQERYCKQEERLIGQLQRVEGEAAAGVCARVAKALLEGGPSSCLGTRVHPRSAPAHTFARFLFLTLLPSDPELAYRVGLRAMRYVTSLSIEVVKALLEGGPSSCLEIRVHPCSAPAHTFARFLFLTLLPSDPELAYRAGLRAMRVHPRSAPAHTFARFMFLTLLPSNPELAYRVGLRAMRLPMVEEAYALDGAGSAAGSMAGAGAWHTLQHAEQQQAALASALLGAARGTPARLRAALGAAQRHVRSAAQLFRLAQDALRHAAPPDAPHHHRDLLAAAFELGLQVLRMTLSSVNWRRREMVRWLVTCATELGLDALLSIMQNWYELFTPTEATGPVAAAAMSHATALRLGLTFEQQEKLSACARTLALQCAAKDPPGCALSALSVCEGSAGAFEAACAAVGGAAARGALASSQLFAVARYMEQRGQPARAMRLATLAMRNLHLHYNQDSHPAIADIHWAVALAHSLGRAELQAMLPLLVKNVQCAPVLSDVLRRCCVAAAGCSRSRPPPPRPPTPLRPLLEAALRAYASTTHARLAHISPRHYADFVDFLGKARDTFALAHDGPHQFAALLQEIKLKYKGKKKLMFLVKERFG; from the exons GGTTCCACCTGAGTGGAGTGGTGCGGGCGCCTGCAGCCGTGCCTCCGTGCTCGGAGCCCGAAAGGCTCTACAGGGTCACTGTTTCATTTGACAG ATGCAAAATAACAGGCGTGACATGCAGCTGCGAAGCGCGAGACATCTTTTGGTGCCAGCATGTCGTCGCGCTGGCTCTCTACCGCATCAGGAACGCCGACTCCGTGCGGCTGCGGGTGCCTATATCAG AAACCCTGCTCCAAATGGACAGGCAGCAGCTGCAGAAGTTCGTGCAATACCTGATAGCGGAGCACCATACGGAGGTGCTGCCAACCGCCCAAAGGCTGGCCGACGAGGTCCTGCAGGCCAGGTCGGCTATCAACAGGATATGCGGCGCGCCCGACCCCACGGCTGGGCCGCCACCCGACGCGCACCATGCTTGGCACTTGGATGAACAGCAG GTCTGTGAACAAGTGCGGGCGTACTTATTACAGGGGACTTATTACAATGCAAATAAGCAGCTTAATTCGTTATTTTCTAAG GTACGAGAAATGCTTCGCGCGCAAGACTCAAACGGCCCTCGGATGCTCATGCTTATGACCGAGCAGTTCCTCTCAGACCCTCGGCTCCTTCTTTGGAGGAACCAGAACACCCCCATGACAGAGAAATGCAGGCAGCTGTGGGAACAGCTGGGAGCTTTATGGGTCAGCATAGTGCTGGACCCTGGGAGTAATAAGCACCACAGGATACAGTGGAGACATCTGCTGGAGAAATGGTCGGCGGTTGAAGTCTGTCCTACTGAGGACCCGGACTATAGATCTTTTCCATTG TACGCAAGAGAGAGGGAGAGGAACGAGAGAGATCGCGACAGAGACCACAGAGACAGGGACAGAGAACGCCACAGGGACCGCGAGGAGAGAGACAGAGAGAGACTGCGCGAAAGAGAGGAGAGAGATAG AGAAAGACATAGAGAAAGACAAAGAAGAGATTTGCATTCCCATTCGGAGAGTTCCGATGAAGAATCTAGGCCTAATAA TTATGAACGTGAATACAGGAGAGCTAGCAAACGGTTAAGACTGCACAATTCGCGGCCGGCGCCTTCGTTGACCCCGAGGACTGTCTTCCACAA AGCGCTGGACGCGGTTGACATAAGCTGGGAGAATGAGCACCTGAAGTACATTCTCAGCAGTGACGAGTATTCTGATCCTGAAAAACCGGAGAAGGCTGGTGGCTCGGCTGCTACAGTACCACAACCCTACCCCAAGTTTAACGACCTGGGACAGCCTCTATGGCATG AACATTTGCCAGTAGTGGGGGCTCGGATAGAGGCCCTACGAGCTCACGGACGTGCTCCCGCCGCTTTAAGACTGGCCGTCAGTGCAGCGAGGGCCATGAGGCATCGACAG GAGGTAGCCCAACACCGGTGGCACGAAGTAGGTGCGGGCGAGGCCTCCTCCAGCGGCGGCGCCCCCGCCCCGGCCTGCGCCGGCGCCGACGCCTGTTCCGGCGCCTGCGCCGACCGCGTCAAGCTGTCACTGGTCTGCGCGCACATGGACTCTGGTGTCTGCCTCACTAGCGCGGCTACTTGTGCTCTGTCTCACACGCACCGGTGTATTGGCCGAG GAGCGTCGAGAACGTTGACCCATCGAGGAAGGGAGATTCTTACACTAGGTACATTGCTATCACATCCTCTAAGGACTCTAGTAACCATTCTCTCTAACTACGTCGATGCCTGCTCCGGCGCCTGCGCCGACCGCGTCAAACTGTCACTTGTGTGCGCGCACATGGACTCTGGTGTCTGCCTCACTAGCGCGGCTACTTGTGCTCTGTCTCACACGCACCGGTGTATTGGCCGAG ACAGCAGATGTTGGACAGGCTGGACGCTGGAGGCGATCTGGTGCGTGTACGAGTGCCTGGCCGACGCGTGTCTGGCGCCCGACGACCAGCGCGCTTCGCCGCGCCTACACACGGCCTATCTGGACGAGGAGCCCAACACTGGGCTTCCACCaag ATATCAGCACGTGCCAGTAGCTGGCAGTAAAAACCCTGAAGAGACATACTTAGCGCTGGCGTTAGAGGCCGCCTTACTGGGGCTGGGCATGCAGAGGATGCTGCCCAGTGGGCTATACGCACAAGAGCGGTACTGCAAGCAG GAAGAGCGCCTAATAGGCCAGCTCCAGCGGGTAGAAGGCGAAGCAGCCGCGGGAGTTTGCGCACGCGTCGCGAAGGCATTGCTAGAGGGCGGGCCCTCTTCGTGTCTTGGGACCAGAGTTCACCCACGGTCGGCTCCTGCTCATACATTCGCGAGGTTCCTGTTCCTTACTCTGCTGCCGAGTGACCCTGAACTGGCTTACAGAGTCGGCTTGAGGGCTATGAGGTACGTTACTTCTCTGTCTATTGAAGTAGTTAAGGCACTACTAGAGGGCGGGCCCTCTTCGTGCCTCGAGATCAGAGTGCACCCGTGCTCGGCGCCCGCGCATACATTCGCGAGGTTCCTCTTCCTCACGCTGCTGCCGAGCGACCCTGAACTGGCTTACAGAGCCGGCTTGAGGGCTATGAG AGTACACCCACGCTCGGCGCCCGCGCATACATTCGCGAGGTTCATGTTCCTCACGCTGCTGCCGAGTAACCCTGAGCTGGCTTACAGAGTCGGCTTGAGGGCTATGAG GTTGCCAATGGTGGAGGAGGCGTACGCGCTGGACGGCGCCGGCAGCGCGGCCGGCAGCATGGCGGGCGCCGGCGCCTGGCACACGCTGCAGCACGCCGAGCAGCAGCAGGCGGCGCTCGCCAGCGCTCTGCTAG GAGCGGCGCGAGGAACGCCAGCGCGACTCAGAGCGGCTCTAGGAGCGGCTCAGAGGCACGTGCGATCCGCGGCTCAACTGTTCCGACTGGCACAAGACGCGCTCCGCCACGCGGCACCGCCCGACGCGCCTCATCACCACCGAGACTTGCTGGCAGCCGCCTTCGAGCTGGGCTTACag GTCTTACGGATGACTCTCTCATCAGTAAACTGGAGGCGAAGAGAAATGGTCCGGTGGCTCGTCACCTGCGCGACGGAGTTAGGATTGGATGCGCTACTGTCTATCATGCAAAATTG GTACGAGCTGTTCACGCCTACAGAAGCGACAGGCCCAGTGGCGGCAGCCGCGATGTCACATGCAACGGCTCTAAGGCTTGGGCTGACCTTTGAACAGCAGGAGAAACTCAGTGCCTGTGCAAGGACACTAGCGCTACAGTGTGCTGCCAAG GACCCCCCTGGCTGTGCTCTCAGCGCGCTATCAGTGTGCGAAGGCTCGGCCGGCGCCTTCGAAGCCGCTTGCGCCGCCGTCGGAGGCGCGGCCGCCAGAGGAGCCCTGGCGTCTTCGCAGCTCTTCGCGGTAGCCAGATACATGGAGCAGAGGGGACAGCCCGCGAGAGCGATGAGGCTGGCCACTTTGGCCATGAGGAATCTGCACCTTCATTATAATCAA GACAGCCACCCAGCGATAGCAGACATCCACTGGGCGGTGGCGCTTGCGCATTCGCTAGGCCGAGCGGAGTTACAGGCGATGCTGCCTCTACTTGTCAAGAACGTGCAGTGCGCGCCAGTTCTG TCGGATGTGCTCCGTCGCTGCTGTGTGGCCGCCGCTGGTTGCTCGCGCTCCCGCCCgcccccgccgcgcccgcccacgCCGCTGCGGCCGCTGTTAGAAGCGGCGCTGCGGGCCTACGCCTCCACCACCCATGCGCGGCTGGCCCATATCAGCCCGAGGCATTATGCGGACTTCGTGGACTTCCTAG GCAAAGCGCGTGACACGTTTGCGCTCGCGCACGACGGGCCACACCAGTTCGCGGCTTTACTCCAAGAGATCAAGCTCAAGTACAAAGGCAAGAAGAAGCTCATGTTCCTCGTCAAAGAGCGCTTCGGTTGA
- the LOC135079635 gene encoding uncharacterized protein LOC135079635 isoform X2: MLRQTCSWVTSPLAVGLLLKACGNADPAYDKFIQLSKQLTKKDGNTINSKIFVSSSSEETTKHGEFDSQRIDFRDSAERNAINDWINEHALEEMMDSKNTIFPKDTLIVLMNIHRFKLLELPTSGNFKLVLLVPNEMDVLHELFSTLCNESLEAATNCLQPMFATTTKLEAPSINICSKITREQEFIINGVTATGQYFGNLKINENEVNINVLTCLYSTSEPSTSNETGGKVLISQEQPSFYFALCFKDTPIFIGQYYPS, encoded by the exons ATGTTGCGACAG ACGTGCAGCTGGGTTACTTCGCCGCTGGCAGTCGGACTCCTGCTGAAGGCGTGTGGTAATGCTGATCCAGCTTACGATAAGTTTATTCag TTAAGTAAACAACTTACCAAGAAAGATGGAAATACAATCAACAGTAAAATATTCGTATCTTCATCATCAGAAGAAACCACCAAACATGGCGAATTTGATAGTCAAAGAATCGATTTTCGGGACAGTGCAGAAAGGAATGCTATTAACGACTgg ATAAATGAACACGCTCTTGAAGAAATGATGGACtccaaaaatacaatttttccTAAGGACACGTTAATAGTTCTGATGAATATTCATAGATTTAAG CTGCTAGAACTCCCAACGTCAGGGAACTTCAAACTAGTTCTGCTTGTTCCAAACGAGATGGATGTATTACACGAACTGTTCTCAACGCTATGCAATGAAAGTCTcgaggccgctaccaactgccTCCAACCTATGTTCGCTACGACGACGAAGTTAGAAGCACCCAGCATCAATATCTGCTCGAAGATTACAAGAGAACAG GAATTTATTATCAACGGCGTTACTGCTACTGGCCAATACTTCGGCAAtttaaaaatcaatgaaaatgaagttaacatcaatgttttaacat GTTTATATTCGACATCGGAACCTTCAACGTCGAATGAAACTGGTGGGAAAGTTTTAATATCACAAGAACAACCAAGCTTTTATTTCGCCTTGTGTTTTAAAGATACACCGATATTCATTGGACAATATTACCCATCATAA
- the LOC135079635 gene encoding serpin B3-like isoform X1: MLRQTCSWVTSPLAVGLLLKACGNADPAYDKFIQLSKQLTKKDGNTINSKIFVSSSSEETTKHGEFDSQRIDFRDSAERNAINDWINEHALEEMMDSKNTIFPKDTLIVLMNIHRFKDTWVGHIGGSPSMKVYNSFNYTQDVKYETRLLELPTSGNFKLVLLVPNEMDVLHELFSTLCNESLEAATNCLQPMFATTTKLEAPSINICSKITREQEFIINGVTATGQYFGNLKINENEVNINVLTCLYSTSEPSTSNETGGKVLISQEQPSFYFALCFKDTPIFIGQYYPS; the protein is encoded by the exons ATGTTGCGACAG ACGTGCAGCTGGGTTACTTCGCCGCTGGCAGTCGGACTCCTGCTGAAGGCGTGTGGTAATGCTGATCCAGCTTACGATAAGTTTATTCag TTAAGTAAACAACTTACCAAGAAAGATGGAAATACAATCAACAGTAAAATATTCGTATCTTCATCATCAGAAGAAACCACCAAACATGGCGAATTTGATAGTCAAAGAATCGATTTTCGGGACAGTGCAGAAAGGAATGCTATTAACGACTgg ATAAATGAACACGCTCTTGAAGAAATGATGGACtccaaaaatacaatttttccTAAGGACACGTTAATAGTTCTGATGAATATTCATAGATTTAAG GATACGTGGGTAGGTCACATCGGTGGATCACCATCTATGAAAGTGTACAACTCATTCAATTACACTCAGGACGTCAAATATGAAACGAGG CTGCTAGAACTCCCAACGTCAGGGAACTTCAAACTAGTTCTGCTTGTTCCAAACGAGATGGATGTATTACACGAACTGTTCTCAACGCTATGCAATGAAAGTCTcgaggccgctaccaactgccTCCAACCTATGTTCGCTACGACGACGAAGTTAGAAGCACCCAGCATCAATATCTGCTCGAAGATTACAAGAGAACAG GAATTTATTATCAACGGCGTTACTGCTACTGGCCAATACTTCGGCAAtttaaaaatcaatgaaaatgaagttaacatcaatgttttaacat GTTTATATTCGACATCGGAACCTTCAACGTCGAATGAAACTGGTGGGAAAGTTTTAATATCACAAGAACAACCAAGCTTTTATTTCGCCTTGTGTTTTAAAGATACACCGATATTCATTGGACAATATTACCCATCATAA